A window from Dysidea avara chromosome 2, odDysAvar1.4, whole genome shotgun sequence encodes these proteins:
- the LOC136247083 gene encoding uncharacterized protein, whose protein sequence is MAARGRHGDTVFTNSGSLHEGSAKVKSKARNSWKERYVTLIPGLLTQPSILLIFKNSAKQKMKMYAEVHGVSVKSNADDIRVDDSGNQIFIRVDTAKEHIRWIAVLKSAITKCVHIPVKHYGLDDDEYSLLHVEDRTYSDNTFHHLIVLSSPYDDIKIRHCWDSLEVKQLRAVQEGVFLDFCPHCSKSVTFVKLGFTLRLPQIEIESCLDFFCQHTSAKRKKDQKYICEMTTHSILCTHSPPVHPAPNPPPVPTGVNAILYNISDVLFRPSLSRASRSRLDTAVPPPTNTSQREPPHYVNQESYNQLCTNTQGTSSPDELPSQPQLGSNHVSTQPPITPRRRVPGNQSQFEPQQNGAVRQLHRQGSSGTWPRQRPVPAPRRDSNNQPSTTTDQVPGLGSEYIAMHSPIGVPGQPQLENSHANNRPPITPRRRVPAGNQPQPELHQDLVRQLRPQRSSGTWPRQRPSSSRRGIIVDHVCEEADTPISQDDETRHTGIPQYTSATDVNVCGNEELQENLDESNIENSSVVDHPREPVHNETSLPATVMEELQATVTPNVISIPMTDRRNVSPLSVSVYRKRVMNTTSSYSDDSSSVTLPAHRTKRTQNENFTAIHNALQRTVFFQHT, encoded by the exons ATGGCCGCTCGAGGACGTCACGGTGACACTGTATTCACAAACTCAGGAAGCTTGCATGAAGGGTCTGCAAAAGTCAAGTCAAAAGCTAGG AACAGCTGGAAAGAACGATATGTGACCTTGATACCAG GACTACTAACTCAACCATCCATTCTTTTAATATTCAAAAATTCTGCAAAACAGAAAATGAAGATGTATGCAGAAGTCCATGGTGTCAGTGTAAAGAGCAATGCTGATGATATTAGAGTGGATGACAGTGGCAATCAAATTTTCATTCGTGTAGACACTGCAAAAGAGCACATCAGATGGATAGCTGTATTAAAAAGTGCTATCACCAAAT GTGTTCACATCCCGGTAAAGCACTATGGTCTTGATGATGATGAATATTCGTTACTTCATGTTGAGGACAGGACTTACTCAGATAACACATTTCACCATTTGATTGTTCTTAGTTCCCCATATGATGATATTAAAATACGACATTGTTGGGATTCTTTAGAAGTAAAGCAGCTTAGAGCAGTACAAGAGGGAGTGTTTTTAGACTTTTGTCCACACTGTTCCAAATCTGTTACTTTTGTCAAGCTAGGGTTTACATTACGATTGCCACAGATTGAAATTGAAAGTTGTTTAGACTTTTTCTGTCAACATACATCAGCAAAACGCAAAAAGGATCAGAAGTATATTTGTGAAATGACAACGCACAGTATTCTGTGCACTCACTCTCCTCCAGTTCATCCAGCACCTAATCCACCACCAGTACCCACTGGAGTGAATGCAATTCTCTACAATATTTCAGATGTGCTGTTTAGGCCATCACTTAGCAGGGCATCTAGGTCAAGATTGGATACAGCAGTTCCTCCACCAACAAATACATCACAAAGAGAGCCTCCACATTATGTAAATCAAGAGTCATACAACCAATTGTGCACAAATACCCAAGGAACAAGTTCACCAGATGAACTGCCAAGTCAACCTCAACTTGGGAGCAATCATGTAAGCACTCAGCCTCCTATTACACCAAGGAGAAGAGTTCCTG GGAACCAGTCTCAGTTTGAACCTCAACAAAATGGTGCAGTCAGACAACTGCATCGTCAAGGATCTTCAGGGACATGGCCAAGGCAAAGGCCTGTACCTGCACCAAGAAGAG ATTCAAACAATCAACCATCCACAACCACTGACCAAGTTCCAGGATTAGGTTCAGAATATATTGCAATGCATTCACCAATAGGAGTACCAGGTCAACCTCAGCTTGAGAATAGTCATGCAAACAATCGGCCTCCCATTACACCAAGGAGACGAGTTCCTG ctggaAATCAACCTCAGCCAGAACTTCATCAAGATCTAGTTAGGCAATTGCGTCCACAAAGATCTTCGGGGACATGGCCAAGACAAAGGCCTTCATCATCAAGAAGAG GTATCATTGTTGACCATGTCTGTGAGGAAGCTGACACACCCATCAGTCAGGATGATGAGACACGCCATACAGGCATTCCTCAGTATacaagtgctactgatgtaaaTGTTTGTGGTAACGAGGAATTGCAAGAAAATCTAGATGAATCTAATATTGAGAATAGCTCAGTTGTTGATCACCCTAGGGAACCTGTACACAATGAAACATCATTACCAGCTACAGTTATGGAAGAATTACAAGCCACTGTAACTCCAAATGTCATTTCTATACCAATGACAGATAGAAGAAATGTGTCTCCATTATCAGTGTCAGTTTACAGAAAGCGGGTGATGAATACAACATCAAGTTACTCTGATGATAGTTCTAGTGTAACATTACCTGCACACAGAACTAAACGAACACAGAATGAAAATTTCACAGCAATACACAATGCATTGCAGCGTACAGTGTTTTTCCAGCACACATAA